In Numenius arquata chromosome 3, bNumArq3.hap1.1, whole genome shotgun sequence, one genomic interval encodes:
- the GBX2 gene encoding homeobox protein GBX-2 has product MSAAFQPSLMMMQRPLGSSTAFSIDSLIGSPPPPAPGHFVYTGYPMFMPYRPVVLPPPPPPPPALPQGALQPALPPAHPHHHQLPSLPTGFCSSLAQGMALTSTLMATLPGTFPASPQHQEASRKFAPPGNFDKAEGMPPDGGGDDGKAFLGKDGALLPFPAADAVQASLAGALRGQGKEDPKAEEDAKGKEESFSMDSDLDYSSDDNIPGQAAHKEEDSGNALEENPQNPPNSTNTTSTGKNRRRRTAFTSEQLLELEKEFHCKKYLSLTERSQIAHALKLSEVQVKIWFQNRRAKWKRVKAGNANSKTGEPSRNPKIVVPIPVHVSRFAIRSQHQQLEQARP; this is encoded by the exons aTGAGCGCGGCTTTCCAGCCCTCGCTGATGATGATGCAGCGCCCGCTGGGAAGCAGCACGGCCTTCAGCATCGACTCTCTCATcggcagccccccgccgcccgcccccggccaCTTCGTCTACACCGGCTACCCCATGTTCATGCCCTACCGACCCGTggtgctgccgccgccccccccgccgcccccggcgctgCCGCAGGGCGCCCTGCAGCCGGCGCTGCCCCCCGcgcatccccaccaccaccagctccccagCCTGCCCACGGGTTTCTGCTCCAGCCTGGCTCAGGGCATGGCCCTCACCTCCACCCTCATGGCCACGCTGCCCGGCAccttccccgcctccccccagCACCAGGAGGCCTCCAGGAAGTTCGCACCCCCGGGTAACTTCGATAAAGCCGAGGGGATGCCCCCGGACGGCGGCGGCGACGACGGCAAAGCCTTCCTGGGGAAGGACGGagccctcctgcccttccccgccgccgacGCCGTCCAGGCCTCCCTCG CCGGGGCTCTCCGGGGCCAGGGGAAGGAGGACCCCAAAGCAGAAGAGGATgcaaaaggcaaagaggaaagTTTCTCCATGGACAGCGATCTAGACTATAGCTCGGATGACAACATCCCCGGCCAGGCAGCTCACAAGGAAGAGGACTCTGGCAACGCGCTggaagaaaacccccaaaaccctcccaatTCCACCAACACCACATCCACGGGCAAAAACCGGCGGAGGCGAACAGCCTTCACCAGcgagcagctgctggagctggaaaagGAATTTCACTGCAAAAAGTACCTGTCCCTGACGGAGAGGTCCCAAATCGCTCATGCCCTCAAACTCAGCGAGGTGCAGGTGAAAATCTGGTTCCAGAACAGACGGGCTAAATGGAAACGGGTCAAGGCGGGCAACGCCAACTCCAAGACAGGGGAGCCCTCCCGAAACCCTAAGATCGTGGTACCCATCCCGGTGCACGTCAGCAGGTTTGCCATCAGGAGTCAGCATCAGCAGCTGGAGCAAGCCCGACCCTGA